Proteins encoded within one genomic window of Anopheles gambiae chromosome 3, idAnoGambNW_F1_1, whole genome shotgun sequence:
- the LOC1277930 gene encoding uncharacterized protein LOC1277930 isoform X5, producing the protein MDKDGEKKGGGDKKGGGGQSGTGLGGAAGVNDPAALLDAASLFAYWGRDPSAMAAAVSNPLFGSQFGMPGGLGGLMPNAGSGSGSGNDRFAMSHHNQNTMAVAASQAASLAGLHNNWWSMAQLAAQDYFARLQATGMSQLPFSHDLAGAFPAGLGLGAMSAAAAAAAVAATGGNAAGGGAGGSGSGTGGSGGGSGKGGSGGGKGKKRDRSSNSNSSNASSGGGGSAGGMGGMGAGGMGGGVGGSNNSSYKNSPSPSASQAAAAAAYKQSLYSQATLHKELMAITAAAAAAQNQQHSGGGSGGGGGGGGGSSSSQQSQQQQQQHQQQQQQQQQQLQQQQLQQHQQHQLASLGMLAGLGGTGSSGSASPGSSSSKQKSSSSGGGGSSSSLASPHGASRLIGNDSISITRGSSSPSMSSSKQQPTPSVTISASHGNPGSSSSSSSGSSAQQNHLQNLSSSSRSSKDGKGGNSNNANASGGPSAADLGLSASMNALSTLSQFNNLDLTTQQNMTATMNALAASQAKAKDYISSGILNDPSSLLGVRLPPDTEIIKYTSSIVGPKASGGTGRGRKDSMMDHMNEWSGLNLSAKGSGGGGGSSSAAATIVSSLTAGGMNSSGSNNQSSGMMEQDDAPLNLSMKPSKSSNEGMRSDSTHSASSSSPAMSGASANSLQSLSTITAALGGAAGNANDSSRSRRKSDNKNRRNAAAAAAAAAAAAAAALGAGPLGLDGSVNMSLASAAAAYAAAAPVSTGAGLGTGTNSTSTLNSLLMASVGTGTGTNTITTTSNTTTSGGGSSGSGSGGGIAGGSSSAAGGASSSATAAANAANHQLMAAQLGFNSSLSELLKISNYEEYDYASLSGGSQFKEGRPRNLGRGVSKPKKNTVASLLAQSRAVGSKPLTAQQLLTQDAEIEKLRQAMLEASRNQSMDNSTSNTNTDTESISESGMSESEGEEHINLKELRVPLEKGWRRETVIRGLTRNGHIKGDVYYYPPQSVNKMKGMNQIQLYLDQFKPKDLSRDNFSFSAKAIVGTFLQPAPLPYATDGEFIKMTDVEVARRLEDLKMFTRHAGLGVEQRIEIAKQQQALRDAKKLAKEEMNKNKEKARQAKEAERNERLEQQRKERELKNQQALEAKKKREEELARQKAEEAARKAQEKEQKRQQALLQKEQELAKQKELMYAMEMERERRRQHMALIKQLELRRKFEEKEKKKHQVILDKLIQREKKLVMRKRDTNILAELRKPQEDSEIVDQTVLPSFSRIPGLKLTGTGYADLLMVFEFLHNFGETLGFDMESLPNLQSLHLALTSENAIDAEEELLSVMTHLLVCAIEDPGIPNPGRHTTLLGQTLRQADITHTNVSEILRIYLYAVATGEVKLQSGINLERDRDAPSKHHLVNDEDFKMCSTKNSQFYELLAENARYKLSELLKDKPFVALNPTTKTEILAMLCNDLLMNKAVCKQIDSSLEAQAQLKKERYLLDNKIRKYKMLVARKQRLEQYEKAQQAALEKSLSMKAAEEAKRAEEAAAMAAAAAAAEAAAAAAAEAAASAATASSEEAALAAEGETKLPAGETEATAGDSECEVVENGTEKESAPPVEGEGFNSVPPAEGASGQGELEEGEIVNKKDFGAEGHKTDDDDDDDDNDVVEIVPMPVTCTVTEDSCPNTIPTSSEVEGEENGQSKLDTTAAPESGEPMDTSSVEPSESSSLNQNHTESLNGIDAPTPAGDSCSTRIEGNGPSAHHPLPEEHHAPPTTPPPPPPPAPSQHAIVHPVMQQHNKAIMQLEPGEIPPPGMDISALGMRHMAGGEIQTISVPSTPEESPVKMGEVGGETPNGGVFNIPGKPLTAEMTNGGEQPSQHQQQTPQVHQNQSNNSASELDLLSKSMINDHSTCGDRADEDNSDLESEGTQLEEDEDAHLTAEEAQRKYDKILETSFQNKQQLENALNQLRVKCFGQDRYWRRYWNLGKCGGIYVEAMESTQPEMYRYENALEEVQSRPDYVPKYAPAIKPESAVKQDPAEDVAAAECKKEEGEVDAVKPEIIADEQGTKQELQPTEDRKRKRCSSVSLKKLKKKKKKQRTTSEGGESFRGNHGSAAGGFNDAADDEDDGDDEEEDGPDDEDDCSRTSFSNGPALEDGRTADSQSDDCKIIEEPEVVQKEGASNGDNGANGQSATREGTGEDRTGSSSEINNGSNDNADGEGHGQKENEAQQENHKSVEDGQSVEGAPNHNATPKKSDDQLMDIEDSIPTAILVQKGNDHDETKTVEVNNQIGGVNVSPHQPTAGSGASAATPEDDDDVTMVQEETPTITIPDDDTESGDRMPTAPCEGVKTEHDNKGSTTLTDSMNCDMKPKLMENGVEMRDPGELVECQLQEVDDDEEIVTGARGNHGSANDCKPMIAAGDNGGVDRKPRTTTTTSSVISYGSDVEMIEVKDEDSNNCAVRAPITPGSYLYLRNTDTKQEKEFSDQLLNRWFSIVDKELPLSSTECPLPTINGSTPASLARQIFTNITCREICQIQGNRWDIGNNIQFFSVPLEKGVEIHFPNESILSMSGLDDDEINEVIAKKSRPEPLQLSDMKPAFKRETIEYSYSQHHPNQIRLRAEMMAEETADPEEYGNFSLPAYMTLTLSNLTAYVQCDQFQPLQMTPEEEKQLEDVKQHGAPQKTEPQVVPREFRYGWWKINDIEELNELIKALNPRGVRERLLRQSLLESLAESVNLTTPHHVSHPRAAPPPNGYIEPEAWNAWNPSIARRVEVALLDQIEAMEDKVASASMQVKGWQMPQREGDSENGVVEDVTIEMLRERILGLEAAIERRYLKPPLGIKSPIHSTTEAQMAVIAQQESHSNQNNVSNLSNCSNSSAEDENLPKGLLSWRDAVERSVTTAQLSMALYVLESCVAWDKSIMKANCQFCQSGESEDKLLLCDGCDRGYHTYCFKPRMDKIPDGDWYCFECKNKATGDRKCIVCGGLRPPPLGKMVYCELCPRAYHQDCYIPPMLKYPRGKWYCQNCVAKAPPKKKPQRKPKERTTNNSSQSLLNSSLNSSQNQSLNSSHEDIATTPLSPAHSIASTSHEESSAPQHLQPPHSSVPGVPMPAAPATASTSSAYHHQLQQQQQHPQQPLPPPLHPQQYGGAPLVDANNYAMCHPPVPNETMALYGQQQAQQLQQQQQQQQYYQQYYQQQQPSTSVGPALAPPAPPQQPYYPTPVESSATSAATVEQEAQSDYVASGEAAQYSASEGYTHAQSTSECEPDQQESPAEVDDQIEASSESPVPAAGGGEFYSPSSNAMNAAGSSTSYLDSDRTPGGQDGEEGSCGGDSSEEYQPRPSPVKDSLCLAGSSSSSSSSISDHQRKERSKERDEAKERAKQEKKATKRLLKELAVCKTILEEMELHEDSWPFLLPVNTKQFPTYRKVIKSPMDLSTIKKRLQDLVYKSREDFIADVRQIFDNCEVFNEDDSPVGIAGHGMRKFFEQRWADLTDKHS; encoded by the exons ATGGATAAGGACGGGGAGAAGAAGGGCGGCGGCGATAAGAAGGGTGGCGGCGGGCAGTCGGGAACCGGTCTGGGAGGCGCAGCCGGTGTTAACGATCCGGCCGCGCTGCTAGATGCCGCCTCACTGTTCG CGTACTGGGGACGGGATCCGTCCGCAATGGCCGCCGCAGTCTCCAACCCACTGTTCGGCTCACAGTTCGGCATGCCCGGCGGGCTCGGCGGGCTGATGCCGAACGCCGGTTCCGGCTCGGGCAGCGGCAACGACCGGTTCGCCATGTCCCACCACAACCAGAACACGATGGCGGTGGCCGCGTCTCAGGCCGCCTCCCTGGCCGGTTTGCACAACA ATTGGTGGTCGATGGCACAGCTGGCAGCTCAGGATTACTTCGCCCGCCTGCAAGCGACCGGCATGTCGCAGCTTCCCTTCTCCCACGATCTGGCCGGCGCATTCCCGGCCGGGCTGGGGCTCGGGGCGATGAGTGCGGCGGCTGCCGCGGCCGCCGTTGCCGCCACCGGTGGGAATGCGGCGGGCGGTGGAGCGGGCGGTAGTGGTAGTGGCACCGGTGGGTCCGGTGGTGGCTCGGGCAAGGGCGGCTCGGGCGGTGGCAAGGGCAAGAAGCGTGACcgcagcagcaatagcaacagcagcaatgcCAGCTCGGGCGGTGGTGGCTCGGCTGGTGGGATGGGCGGTATGGGTGCCGGTGGTATGGGTGGCGGCGTGGGAGGCAGTAACAATTCTTCGTACAAG AACTCACCCTCACCGTCCGCATCACAGGCCGCGGCTGCCGCTGCCTACAAACAGTCCCTCTACAGCCAGGCGACCCTGCACAAGGAGCTGATGGCCATTACGGCGGCCGCAGCAGCTGCCCAGAATCAACAGCATTCCGGCGGAGGaagtggcggcggtggtggaggaggaggtggcAGCTCAAGCAGTCAACAgtcccagcagcaacagcagcagcaccagcagcaacagcagcaacagcagcaacaactgcaacagcagcaactgcagcaacaccagcagcatcagctCGCCAGCCTCGGCATGCTGGCCGGGCTCGGTGGCAccggcagcagtggcagcgcCAGTCCCGGCAGCTCATCCTCCAAACAGAAATCCTCCTCGTCCGGCGGCGGTGGATCGTCCTCCTCGCTCGCGTCACCGCACGGTGCGAGCCGGCTGATTGGGAACGATTCGATATCGATCACGCGCGGTTCCAGCTCGCCCTCGATGAGCTCGAGCAAACAGCAGCCAACGCCCAGCGTTACCATCAGTGCCAGCCACGGGAATCCCgggtcctcctcgtcctcctcctccggctCGTCCGCCCAGCAGAACCATCTGCAGAATctatcgtcgtcgtcgcgcTCGTCGAAGGATGGCAAGGGTGGCAATAGCAACAACGCCAATGCCAGCGGTGGACCAAGTGCGGCCGATCTGG GTCTGAGCGCGTCCATGAACGCCCTGAGCACACTGTCGCAGTTTAACAATCTCGACCTGACGACGCAGCAGAACATGACGGCCACGATGAACGCACTGGCAGCGAGCCAGGCCAAAGCGAAGGACTACATCTCCTCCGGGATACtgaa TGATCCTTCCTCGCTGCTGGGCGTGCGCTTGCCACCGGACACGGAGATCATCAAGTACACCTCTTCCATCGTGGGGCCCAAAGCATCGGGCGGGACCGGCCGTGGAC GTAAAGATTCCATGATGGATCATATGAACGAATGGTCGGGACTTAATCTGAGCGCGAAAGGCTCGGGTGGAGGTGGTGGGTCTTCTTCGGCCGCTGCCACCATTGTGTCCTCGTTGACGGCGGGCGGTATGAACAGTAGCGGAAGCAACAATCAGTCATCCGGCATGATGGAGCAGGACGATGCACCGCTCAACCTGTCGATGAAACCGTCAAAATCGTCCAACGAAGGAATGCGCAGTGACTCCACCCACTCGGCATCCTCGTCCTCACCTGCCATGTCCGGTGCGAGTGCCAACAGTTTGCAGAGCCTGAGCACCATCACGGCGGCGCTCGGTGGAGCGGCCGGCAATGCGAACGATTCGTCACGAT cgCGTCGAAAGTCCGACAATAAAAACCGTCGCAATGCGGCggctgcagcagcggcagcggcggccgctgccgctgccgcacTCGGGGCCGGTCCCCTCGGCCTGGACGGGAGTGTCAACATGAGCCTGGCATCGGCGGCAGCCGCGTACGCTGCGGCCGCACCGGTCTCGACCGGTGCAGGTCTGGGCACCGGTACGAACAGCACCAGCACGCTCAACTCCCTGCTGATGGCGTCGGTTGGGACCGGCACGGGTACCaataccatcaccaccacctccaacaCAACCACCAGCGGCGGCGGTAGCAGTGGCAGCGGAAGCGGTGGGGGCATTGCCGGGGGCAGCAGTAGCGCCGCCGGTGGCGCTTCGTCCTCGGCCACGGCTGCTGCCAATGCCGCCAACCATCAGCTGATGGCGGCTCAGCTGGGCTTCAACAGCTCACTGTCGGAGCTTTTGAAAATCTCCAATTACGAGGAGTACGATTACGCATCGCTCAGCGGCGGAT CTCAATTCAAGGAAGGACGTCCACGTAATCTGGGCCGAGGTGTGTCCAAGCCGAAGAAGAACACCGTTGCCTCCCTGTTGGCGCAGAGCCGTGCCGTTGGCTCGAAGCCACTGACTGCCCAGCAGTTGCTCACACAGGATGCAGAAATT GAAAAGCTACGCCAGGCAATGCTTGAGGCGAGTCGAAACCAATCGATGGACAATAGCACCTCCAACACCAACACCGACACCGAAAGCATCTCCGAGAGCGGCATGTCCGAGTCGGAGGGCGAGGAGCACATTAACTTGAAGGAGCTTCGCGTTCCGCTCGAGAAGGGTTGGCGCCGAGAGACGGTGATTCGCGGGCTCACGAGAAACGGGCACATCAAGGGTGATGTGTACTACTACCCACCGCAGAGCGTGAACAAGATGAAGGGCATGAATCAAATTCAGCTG TATCTAGATCAGTTTAAACCGAAGGATCTGAGCCGCGATAACTTTAGCTTCTCGGCGAAGGCCATCGTTGGTACGTTCTTGCAACCTGCCCCACTGCCGTACGCGACGGACGGTGAGTTCATCAAGATGACGGACGTTGAGGTGGCACGCCGGCTGGAGGATCTGAAAATGTTCACCCGGCATGCGGGACTCGGTGTAGAACAGAGGATCGAAATCGCCAAGCAACAGCAGGCACTGCGGGACGCAAAGAAGTTGGCCAAGGAAGAGATGAACAAAAATAAGGAAAAG GCACGACAGGCAAAGGAAGCTGAACGGAATGAACGCTTGGAGCAGCAGCGCAAAGAGAGGGAACTGAAAAATCAACAGGCACTAGAG GCAAAGAAGAAGCGTGAAGAGGAACTTGCACGACAGAAAGCGGAGGAAGCTGCCCGTAAAGCACAG GAAAAAGAACAGAAACGACAGCAGGCACTTCTGCAGAAGGAACAG GAACTTGCCAAGCAGAAGGAGTTGATGTATGCAATGGAAATG GAACGTGAAAGGCGAAGGCAACATATGGCCCTGATTAAACAGTTAGAGCTGCGTCGCAAATTcgaagagaaggaaaagaagaaacaccAG GTAATTCTGGATAAGTTGATCCAACGGGAGAAGAAACTCGTGATGAGAAAGCGGGACACAAACATTCTAGCCGAATTGAG AAAACCTCAAGAGGACTCCGAGATCGTGGATCAAACGGTGTTGCCTTCTTTCTCAAGAATTCCTGGCCTCAAGCTGACGGGTACCGGGTATGCTGATCTGCTGATGGTATTTGAGTTCTTGCACAACTTTGGCGAAACGCTTGGATTCG ACATGGAGTCACTGCCCAACTTGCAATCTTTGCATCTCGCACTAACGTCGGAGAACGCGATCGATGCCGAGGAAGAGCTGCTGTCTGTGATGACACATCTCCTTGTGTGCGCAATAGAAGATCCGGGCATCCCCAACCCAGGCCGCCATACGACACTGCTCGGCCAAACGCTACGCCAGGCGGACATCACGCACACGAACGTGTCGGAAATATTGCGCATCTATCTGTACGCGGTGGCCACCGGCGAGGTGAAGCTACAGTCCGGCATCAATCTCGAGCGCGATCGTGACGCCCCGTCCAAGCATCATCTAGTCAATGACGAGGATTTCAAGATGTGCAGCACGAAGAACTCCCAGTTCTACGAGCTGCTGGCCGAGAACGCACGCTACAAACTGTCCGAGCTGCTGAAGGACAAACCGTTCGTGGCGCTCAACCCAACCACCAAGACGGAAATCCTGGCCATGCTGTGCAACGATCTGCTCATGAACAAAGCCGTCTGCAAGCAGATCGACAGCAGTCTGGAGGCGCAAGCGCAACTCAAAAAGGAACGGTACCTGCTGGACAACAAAATCCGAAAGTACAAGATGCTGGTAGCCCGCAAACAGCGGCTGGAGCAGTACGAGAAGGCACAGCAAGCAGCGCTGGAGAAATCACTCTCCATGAAGGCAGCCGAAGAAGCGAAACGTGCGGAAGAGGCCGCGGCAATGgcggccgcagcagcagcagcggaagcagccgcagcagcagcagccgaggcagcagcttcagcagcgaCCGCGTCGTCAGAAGAAGCAGCGTTAGCAGCCGAGGGAGAGACTAAGCTTCCGGCAGGTGAAACTGAGGCCACAGCGGGTGACAGTGAGTGTGAAGTGGTTGAGAacggtacggaaaaggagtcGGCGCCACCAGTTGAAGGGGAAGGATTCAATTCCGTCCCACCGGCCGAAGGAGCAAGTGGGCAGGGAGAGCTGGAAGAAGGTGAAATTGTTAACAAGAAAGATTTCGGTGCGGAAGGACATAAgactgatgatgacgatgatgatgacgataatGACGTTGTAGAAATCGTCCCAATGCCGGTAACGTGTACAGTGACGGAAGATTCCTGCCCAAACACTATCCCCACATCGTCCGAGGTGGAAGGGGAAGAAAATGGTCAGTCAAAGCTAGACACCACCGCTGCGCCAGAATCGGGTGAACCAATGGATACGTCATCGGTAGAGCCGTCCGAGTCCAGCTCACTCAATCAAAATCACACCGAATCTCTGAATGGTATCGACGCTCCTACGCCTGCCGGGGATAGTTGTTCTACTCGGATTGAAGGAAACGGTCCTAGCGCACATCATCCACTGCCGGAGGAACATCACGCTCCGCCTACCacacctcctccaccaccaccgccggcacCATCGCAGCACGCCATCGTGCATCCTGTAatgcagcagcacaacaagGCGATCATGCAGCTAGAGCCAGGGGAAATACCGCCACCCGGTATGGACATTTCGGCACTGGGCATGCGTCACATGGCTGGAGGCGAAATACAGACGATATCTGTACCCTCAACGCCTGAGGAAAGCCCAGTGAAGATGGGCGAGGTGGGTGGTGAGACGCCCAACGGTGGTGTGTTCAACATTCCCGGCAAACCACTAACCGCCGAAATGACCAACGGCGGCGAGCAACCGtcacagcaccagcagcagacaCCGCAAGTGCATCAGAATCAATCGAACAACTCCGCGTCGGAGTTGGACTTGCTGTCAAAGTCCATGATCAACGATCACAGCACATGCGGCGATCGGGCGGACGAAGACAACAGCGATCTGGAGAGCGAAGGCACTCAGCTGGAAGAGGACGAGGACGCCCATTTGACAGCGGAAGAGGCGCAGCGGAAGTATGACAAGATTCTGGAAACGTCCTTCCAGAACAAGCAGCAGCTGGAGAACGCACTGAACCAGCTGCGGGTGAAATGCTTCGGACAGGATCGGTACTGGCGTCGGTACTGGAATCTGGGCAAGTGTGGTGGCATCTACGTCGAGGCGATGGAATCAACCCAGCCTGAGATGTATCGGTATGAGAATGCGCTCGAAGAAGTGCAGAGCCGGCCCGACTACGTGCCGAAGTATGCGCCAGCCATCAAACCCGAGAGCGCAGTGAAGCAGGATCCAGCGGAAGAtgttgcagcagcagagtgCAAGAAAGAGGAAGGTGAAGTTGATGCGGTTAAGCCTGAAATTATCGCAGATGAACAGGGCACGAAACAGGAACTGCAGCCCACGGAGGATCGAAAGCGAAAGCGTTGCTCATCGGTGTCGCTTAAAAagttgaagaagaagaaaaagaagcaacgCACCACCTCCGAGGGTGGGGAATCGTTCCGTGGCAATCATGGCAGTGCTGCCGGTGGGTTTAACGATGCCGCtgacgatgaggatgatggtgatgatgaggaAGAGGACGGGCCAGACGATGAGGACGACTGTTCGCGTACTAGCTTCAGCAATGGGCCAGCGCTGGAGGATGGTCGTACTGCTGATTCACAGTCCGATGATTGTAAAATCATCGAAGAGCCGGAAGTTGTGCAAAAGGAAGGCGCTAGCAATGGCGATAATGGTGCAAATGGACAATCCGCTACTCGTGAGGGTACGGGAGAGGATCGTACCGGGTCCTCTAGCGAGATCAATAATGGATCAAATGACAACGCGGACGGAGAAGGCCATGGACAGAAGGAGAATGAAGCGCAACAGGAGAACCACAAATCGGTGGAAGATGGCCAATCGGTGGAAGGCGCCCCGAATCATAACGCAACGCCCAAGAAGTCCGACGATCAGCTTATGGACATTGAGGATTCAATTCCGACAGCGATCCTCGTACAGAAGGGCAACGATCACGATGAAACGAAAACGGTGGAAGTGAATAATCAGATTGGTGGTGTGAACGTGTCGCCCCATCAGCCTACGGCGGGCTCGGGAGCATCGGCAGCCACGCCCGAAGATGACGATGACGTGACGATGGTACAGGAGGAAACGCCCACGATCACCATCCCCGATGACGATACGGAGAGTGGCGATCGGATGCCGACGGCACCGTGCGAAGGTGTCAAGACGGAGCACGACAACAAGGGGTCAACGACGCTGACCGATAGCATGAACTGTGATATGAAGCCAAAACTGATGGAAAATGGAGTCGAGATGCGTGACCCGGGCGAGTTGGTCGAGTGTCAGCTGCAGGAGgtggacgacgacgaggagatAGTGACGGGAGCGCGTGGAAACCACGGCAGTGCGAACGATTGCAAACCAATGATCGCGGCCGGCGATAATGGTGGAGTTGATCGTAAGCCGcgcacgacgacgaccacctCCTCGGTGATCTCGTACGGCAGCGACGTTGAGATGATCGAGGTCAAGGACGAAGACAGCAACAACTGTGCGGTCCGTGCTCCGATCACGCCGGGCAGCTACCTTTACCTGCGCAACaccgacacgaagcaggagaAAGAGTTTAGCGATCAGCTGCTGAACCGTTGGTTCTCGATCGTGGACAAGGAGCTGCCGCTCTCGAGCACGGAATGTCCGCTGCCGACGATAAACGGCAGCACGCCCGCCTCTCTGGCGCGGCAAATCTTCACCAACATCACGTGCCGCGAGATCTGCCAGATTCAGGGCAACCGGTGGGACATTGGCAACAACATCCAGTTCTTCAGCGTGCCGCTGGAGAAGGGCGTCGAGATCCATTTCCCGAACGAGTCAATTCTGTCCATGTCCGGGCTGGACGATGACGAGATCAACGAGGTGATCGCGAAGAAGAGTCGCCCCGAACCGCTTCAGCTGTCCGACATGAAGCCGGCGTTCAAGCGGGAAACGATCGAGTACTCGTACAGCCAGCACCACCCGAACCAGATCCGGTTGCGGGCGGAGATGATGGCGGAGGAGACGGCCGATCCGGAAGAGTACGGGAACTTTTCGCTGCCGGCGTACATGACGCTTACCCTGTCGAATCTGACCGCGTACGTGCAGTGCGACCAGTTCCAACCGCTCCAGATGACACCGGAAGAGGAGAAGCAGCTGGAGGACGTGAAGCAGCACGGTGCACCGCAGAAAACCGAACCGCAGGTGGTGCCGCGTGAGTTTCGCTACGGCTGGTGGAAGATCAACGACATCGAGGAGCTGAACGAGCTGATCAAGGCGCTGAATCCGCGCGGCGTCCGGGAGCGGCTGCTGCGCCAGAGCCTGCTGGAGTCGCTGGCGGAAAGCGTGAACCTGACCACGCCGCACCATGTGTCGCACCCGCGGGCAGCACCGCCTCCGAACGGGTACATCGAGCCGGAAGCATGGAACGCCTGGAACCCGTCCATCGCGCGGCGAGTCGAGGTCGCACTGCTCGACCAGATCGAAGCGATGGAGGACAAGGTGGCGAGCGCCTCGATGCAGGTGAAGGGCTGGCAGATGCCGCAGCGCGAGGGCGACAGCGAGAACGGGGTGGTGGAGGACGTGACGATCGAGATGCTGCGCGAGCGCATCCTCGGGCTGGAAGCGGCCATCGAACGGCGCTACCTCAAGCCACCGCTGGGAATCAA GTCTCCCATCCACAGCACCACCGAGGCGCAGATGGCGGTCATTGCGCAGCAGGAGTCGCACAGCAATCAGAACAACGTCTCGAACCTGTCCAACTGCTCGAACAGTTCCGCCGAGGATGAGAATCTCCCGAAAG GTCTGCTGTCATGGCGCGACGCAGTAGAACGATCCGTCACTACCGCTCAACTCTCGATGGCACTGTACGTGCTGGAATCGTGCGTCGCCTGGGACAAGAGCATCATGAAAGCG AATTGTCAGTTCTGTCAATCGGGAGAGTCCGAGgacaagctgctgctgtgcgaCGGCTGCGACCGGGGCTACCACACCTACTGCTTCAAGCCACGCATGGACAAGATTCCGGACGGTGATTG GTATTGTTTTGAGTGTAAAAACAAAGCTACTGGTGATAGGAAGTGTATAGTTTGTGGAGGACTACGACCACCGCCGCTAGGCAAGATGGTCTACTGTGAGCTGTGTCCACGGGCCTACCATCAGGACTGCTACATACCGCCGATGCTGAAG TATCCCCGAGGCAAATGGTACTGCCAGAACTGTGTAGCAAAGGCACCGCCAAAGAAGAAGCCGCAGCGTAAGCCGAAGGAacgcaccaccaacaacagctCCCAGTCGCTGCTGAACAGCTCGCTCAACAGCTCGCAGAACCAGTCGCTCAACTCGTCCCACGAGGATATCGCAACGACCCCGTTAAG TCCAGCACATTCAATAGCGTCCACGAGTCATGAAGAATCGTCGGCGCCACAACATCTACAGCCACCGCATAGCAGCGTGCCGGGAGTACCGATGCCAGCGGCACCAGCAACAGCCTCAACATCATCGGCTTACCATCATcaactccagcagcagcagcaacatccacagcaaccactaccaccaccattacATCCGCAACAGTACGGAGGGGCACCTTTGGTTGATGCGAACAACTACGCCATGTGTCATCCCCCGGTGCCGAACGAAACGATGGCGCTGTACGGTCAACAGCAAgcacagcagctgcagcagcagcagcagcagcagcaatactATCAGCAGTACtatcagcaacaacagcctTCAACCTCGGTTGGGCCAGCCCTAGCTCCGCCAGCTCCGCCACAACAACCGTATTATCCAACTCCGGTCGAAAGTAGCGCGACCAGCGCGGCTACAGTAGAGCAAGAAGCACAGTCGGATTACGTCGCCTCCGGTGAGGCAGCACAATATTCCGCCTCCGAAGGCTACACCCACGCACAAAGCACATCGGAGTGTGAGCCAGATCAGCAGGAATCACCCGCTGAAGTGGACGATCAAATCGAGGCGTCATCGGAATCGCCCGTTCCcgccgctggtggtggtgaatttTATTCACCTTCAAGCAACGCGATGAATGCGGCAGGTAGCTCGACAAGCTATCTGGACAGCGATCGTACACCCGGCGGGCAGGATGGAGAGGAGGGCAGCTGTGGTGGCGACTCGTCGGAAGAGTATCAACCGCGACCGTCGCCGGTTAAGGACTCGCTGTGTCTGGcgggcagcagtagcagtagcagcagtagtattAGCGACCACCAGCGCAAGGAGCGGTCGAAGGAGCGCGATGAAGCGAAGGAGCGTGCCAAGCAGGAGAAGAAGGCCACCAAAAGACTGCTGAAAGAGTTGGCCGTCTGCAAAACCATCCTGGAGGAAATGGAG CTTCACGAAGATTCGTGGCCATTTTTGCTGCCGGTAAACACCAAACAGTTTCCGACGTATCGTAAGGTCATCAAAAGCCCGATGGATCTTTCGACGATTAAGAAACGCCTCCAGGATTTAGT ATATAAATCACGCGAAGACTTTATAGCAGACGTGCGGCAAATTTTCGACAACTGTGAAGTCTTCAACGAGGATGACTCACCTGTCGGCATTGCCGGGCACGGTATGCGCAAGTTCTTCGAGCAACGATGGGCTGACTTGACGGACAAGCACTCTTGA